One Streptomyces sp. NBC_00223 genomic window carries:
- a CDS encoding cytidine deaminase has translation MSEPQPQGAAAPAAPENPEDRKLITLARSARARNGVSEGAAVRDETGRTYVAGSVTLESLRLTALQTAVAMAVASGAESLEAAAVVTAADRAADTDRAAVRDLGGPDTPVIVAGPDGTVRSTVTAG, from the coding sequence ATGAGCGAACCGCAGCCGCAGGGCGCCGCCGCCCCCGCCGCCCCCGAGAACCCCGAAGACCGCAAGCTCATCACGCTGGCCAGGTCCGCCCGGGCCCGCAACGGCGTGTCGGAGGGCGCGGCCGTACGCGACGAGACCGGCCGCACCTACGTGGCCGGTTCCGTGACGCTGGAGTCGCTGCGGCTCACCGCGCTGCAGACCGCCGTGGCCATGGCGGTGGCCAGCGGCGCGGAGTCCCTGGAGGCGGCGGCGGTCGTCACGGCCGCCGACCGCGCGGCTGACACCGACCGGGCCGCCGTACGCGACCTCGGCGGCCCGGACACCCCGGTGATCGTCGCGGGCCCCGACGGCACGGTACGGTCCACGGTCACCGCGGGCTGA
- a CDS encoding YybH family protein has translation MTENRERATHPEDIARLFVARVNSGDLDGILELFEPDAVVAFPIDHPSQGTAALRELYAGLLAAKPVFEVEEPLPTLISGDLALTSTRPKDGTGGRVQVARRQPDGSWLRVIDRPES, from the coding sequence ATGACCGAGAACCGTGAGCGGGCCACCCACCCCGAGGACATCGCCCGGCTGTTCGTGGCCCGGGTGAACTCCGGTGATCTGGACGGGATCCTGGAGCTGTTCGAGCCGGACGCGGTGGTGGCCTTCCCGATCGACCACCCGTCGCAGGGCACCGCGGCGCTGCGCGAGCTGTACGCGGGGCTGCTGGCGGCCAAGCCGGTCTTCGAGGTCGAGGAGCCGCTGCCCACGCTGATCAGCGGGGACCTCGCGCTGACCTCGACCCGCCCGAAGGACGGCACCGGGGGCCGGGTCCAGGTCGCCCGCCGCCAGCCCGACGGCAGCTGGCTGCGTGTGATCGACCGCCCGGAGTCCTGA
- a CDS encoding family 4 glycosyl hydrolase, with protein sequence MRLTILGGGGFRVPLVLRALRDDPTVDEVVLYDTDPRRLRVIGAVLAGAGPGGPAVRVATGLDDALRGADFVFSAIRVGGTAGRVRDERVPLAEGVLGQETVGAGGVLYGLRTLPVAVEVAERVKAVAPSAWVINFTNPAGMVTEAMSRVLGPRVIGICDSPVGLVRRAARAAGADPDAPGFGYDYVGLNHLGWLRRLTVDGRDLLPALLADPAALGTFEEGRLFGAQWLAALGSLPNEYLHYYYFRREALAAVREAAATRGEFLDRQQSDFFASADASPAEAYRLWERTRREREETYMADSRAASGGWQRDPHDLDGGGYDRVALALMRAVARDERTVLILNVPGGGAVSVLDPDAVVEVPCEVGAFGARPLPVAPPDEHQAGLMLALKAVERAVIEAAATGSRTAALRALALHPLVDSAAAASRILTASGW encoded by the coding sequence ATGAGGCTGACGATTCTGGGCGGCGGCGGGTTCCGGGTGCCGCTGGTCCTGCGGGCACTGCGGGACGATCCGACGGTGGACGAGGTCGTGCTGTACGACACGGACCCGCGGCGGCTGCGGGTGATCGGGGCGGTGCTGGCGGGGGCGGGTCCCGGCGGGCCGGCCGTACGGGTCGCCACCGGCCTGGACGACGCCCTGCGCGGGGCGGACTTCGTCTTCTCGGCGATCCGGGTCGGCGGCACGGCCGGCCGGGTGCGCGACGAGCGGGTGCCGCTGGCCGAGGGGGTGCTCGGGCAGGAGACGGTGGGCGCGGGCGGGGTGCTGTACGGGCTGCGTACGCTGCCGGTGGCCGTCGAGGTGGCCGAACGCGTCAAGGCGGTCGCGCCCTCCGCGTGGGTGATCAACTTCACCAATCCCGCGGGCATGGTCACCGAGGCGATGTCCCGGGTGCTGGGTCCCCGGGTGATCGGCATCTGCGACTCGCCTGTGGGCCTGGTCCGGCGGGCGGCGCGGGCGGCGGGCGCGGACCCGGACGCGCCGGGCTTCGGCTACGACTACGTCGGCCTGAACCATCTGGGCTGGCTGCGACGGCTGACCGTGGACGGCCGCGACCTGCTGCCCGCGCTGCTCGCGGACCCGGCCGCGCTGGGCACCTTCGAGGAGGGCCGGCTGTTCGGCGCGCAATGGCTGGCGGCGCTCGGCTCGCTGCCCAACGAGTATCTGCACTACTACTACTTCCGGCGCGAGGCCCTGGCCGCGGTACGGGAAGCGGCCGCGACCCGGGGGGAGTTCCTGGACCGGCAGCAGTCGGACTTCTTCGCGTCGGCGGACGCGTCACCGGCCGAGGCGTACCGGCTGTGGGAGCGGACCCGGCGGGAGCGCGAGGAGACGTACATGGCCGACAGCCGTGCCGCCAGCGGCGGTTGGCAGCGCGACCCGCACGACCTGGACGGCGGCGGCTACGACCGGGTGGCGCTGGCGCTGATGCGGGCGGTGGCACGCGACGAGCGGACCGTACTGATCCTCAATGTGCCCGGCGGCGGGGCGGTTTCTGTCCTCGACCCGGACGCGGTGGTCGAAGTTCCGTGCGAGGTCGGGGCGTTCGGGGCGCGGCCGCTGCCGGTGGCACCGCCGGACGAGCACCAGGCGGGGCTGATGCTGGCGCTGAAAGCCGTGGAGCGGGCGGTGATCGAGGCGGCGGCCACCGGTTCGCGCACGGCGGCGCTGCGCGCGCTGGCGTTGCATCCGCTGGTGGACTCCGCGGCGGCCGCGAGCCGGATTCTGACTGCCTCGGGGTGGTGA
- the ybeY gene encoding rRNA maturation RNase YbeY, translating to MAIDVNNESGWEIDERAVLDTARYALQRMRIHPLSELSVIAVDADAMEQLHLQWMDLPGPTDVMSFPMDELRPGKEDEEPSQGLLGDIVLCPEVAKKQGEDAPTKHSMDEELQLLTVHGVLHLLGYDHEEADEKAEMFGLQKTILDDWRAERGLDGPSPAPTTH from the coding sequence ATGGCGATCGACGTCAACAACGAGTCCGGCTGGGAGATCGACGAGCGGGCGGTCCTCGACACCGCCCGCTACGCCCTCCAGCGCATGCGCATCCATCCGCTCTCCGAACTCTCGGTGATCGCGGTGGACGCGGACGCGATGGAGCAGCTTCACCTCCAGTGGATGGATCTGCCGGGGCCCACGGACGTCATGTCCTTCCCGATGGACGAGCTGCGTCCCGGCAAGGAGGACGAGGAGCCCTCGCAGGGGCTGCTCGGTGACATCGTGCTGTGCCCCGAGGTCGCGAAGAAGCAGGGCGAGGACGCGCCGACCAAGCACTCGATGGACGAGGAGCTGCAACTGCTCACCGTCCACGGCGTGCTGCACCTGCTCGGCTACGACCACGAGGAGGCGGACGAGAAGGCCGAGATGTTCGGTCTCCAGAAGACGATCCTCGACGACTGGCGGGCCGAGCGCGGTCTGGACGGGCCCTCGCCCGCTCCCACCACCCACTGA
- a CDS encoding NAD-dependent epimerase/dehydratase family protein, with protein MNVLVLGGTWFLGKAVTEEAVARGWTVSAFNRGRSGAAAHGVREIHGDRTVAADLARLARSGSGPWDMVVDTSASELAPRDVLAAAKYLAPVTGRYVYISTVNAYKGWPDEPLTENSEVLDGPADADIDYGRLPADWDGPDWYYGRQKAGAERAVQAAFGAERVSILRPGVILGPGEYVGRLPWWLNRAARGGAILAPGHPDKDIQPVDVRDVASFALDQATTVGAGTFNVVAPLGRDTMRTLLESCLNATGAEGHLVWAPDDVLTNERVQQWTELPLWRTNAGVWRVSSERAQTAGLTCRPLADTVADTWDWLRRGGVPVEHPRWLDHGITPEKERRILTRLGQ; from the coding sequence ATGAACGTTCTTGTGCTGGGCGGGACTTGGTTCTTGGGCAAAGCGGTCACGGAGGAGGCGGTTGCCCGGGGCTGGACGGTGTCCGCCTTCAACCGGGGCAGATCCGGTGCGGCAGCCCACGGTGTCCGGGAGATACACGGAGACCGCACGGTCGCCGCTGATCTCGCACGGCTTGCCAGGTCCGGGTCTGGCCCCTGGGACATGGTGGTCGACACGTCTGCGTCCGAACTGGCGCCGCGCGATGTCCTCGCAGCTGCGAAATACCTGGCACCTGTGACGGGACGTTACGTATACATCTCCACCGTGAATGCCTACAAGGGCTGGCCGGACGAGCCACTGACGGAGAACTCGGAGGTCCTGGACGGGCCTGCCGACGCCGACATTGACTACGGACGCCTTCCAGCAGACTGGGATGGCCCCGACTGGTACTACGGCCGCCAGAAAGCCGGTGCGGAGCGGGCCGTTCAGGCCGCCTTCGGGGCTGAACGTGTGTCAATTCTGCGCCCCGGCGTCATCCTGGGCCCCGGTGAATACGTAGGCCGCCTGCCCTGGTGGCTGAATCGCGCCGCGCGGGGCGGAGCGATACTCGCGCCCGGTCACCCGGACAAGGACATCCAGCCTGTAGATGTGAGAGATGTCGCCAGCTTCGCCTTGGATCAGGCCACAACGGTTGGTGCGGGAACGTTCAACGTCGTCGCTCCTCTCGGTCGGGACACCATGAGAACTCTCCTGGAGTCATGTCTGAACGCCACTGGCGCAGAAGGCCACCTCGTCTGGGCACCCGATGACGTTCTCACCAACGAACGCGTTCAGCAGTGGACGGAACTGCCCCTGTGGCGGACGAACGCCGGCGTCTGGCGCGTCTCGTCCGAACGGGCTCAGACGGCGGGCCTCACCTGCCGGCCGCTCGCCGACACTGTCGCGGACACCTGGGACTGGCTGCGCCGGGGCGGTGTCCCGGTAGAACATCCCCGTTGGCTGGATCACGGGATCACACCGGAGAAGGAGAGGAGAATCCTCACTCGACTCGGACAGTGA
- a CDS encoding PhoH family protein: protein MTQTPTKQQPQPPQQARAHFVVPAKHPMVTVLGSGDALLRVIEQAFPAVDIHVRGNEISAVGDAPEVALVQRLFDEMMLVLRTGQPLTEDAVERSIAMLRANGSAVDTDAETPAQVLTQNILSSRGRTIRPKTLNQKRYVDAIDRHTIVFGIGPAGTGKTYLAMAKAVQALQSKQVNRIILTRPAVEAGERLGFLPGTLYEKIDPYLRPLYDALHDMLDPDSIPRLMAAGTIEVAPLAYMRGRTLNDAFIILDEAQNTSAEQMKMFLTRLGFDSKIVITGDVTQVDLPSGTKSGLRQVQEILDGVEDVHFSRLTSTDVVRHKLVGRIVDAYERYDNAVAEATTDRAGNRSGNGRSVANGNRARTNGK, encoded by the coding sequence ATGACTCAGACACCGACAAAGCAGCAGCCGCAGCCGCCGCAGCAGGCGCGCGCCCACTTCGTCGTACCGGCCAAGCACCCCATGGTGACCGTCCTGGGATCGGGAGACGCCCTTCTGCGCGTGATCGAGCAGGCGTTCCCGGCCGTCGACATTCACGTACGCGGCAATGAGATCAGCGCCGTCGGCGACGCCCCCGAGGTCGCGCTCGTGCAGCGGCTCTTCGACGAGATGATGCTCGTGCTCCGCACCGGCCAGCCCCTGACGGAGGACGCCGTCGAGCGCTCCATCGCCATGCTCCGGGCCAACGGCAGCGCGGTGGACACGGACGCGGAGACCCCCGCCCAGGTCCTCACGCAGAACATCCTCTCCAGCCGCGGCCGCACGATCCGCCCCAAGACGCTCAACCAGAAGCGTTACGTGGACGCGATCGACCGTCACACCATCGTCTTCGGCATCGGCCCGGCCGGTACCGGCAAGACGTATCTGGCCATGGCCAAGGCGGTCCAGGCCCTGCAGTCCAAGCAGGTCAACCGGATCATCCTGACCCGGCCGGCCGTCGAGGCTGGCGAGCGGCTTGGCTTCCTGCCCGGCACCCTGTACGAGAAGATCGACCCGTATCTGCGCCCGCTCTACGACGCGCTGCACGACATGCTGGACCCGGACTCGATCCCCCGTCTGATGGCCGCCGGCACGATCGAGGTCGCCCCCCTCGCCTACATGCGCGGCCGCACCCTGAATGACGCGTTCATCATTCTCGACGAGGCGCAGAACACCAGCGCCGAGCAGATGAAGATGTTCCTGACCAGGCTCGGGTTCGACTCCAAGATCGTCATCACCGGTGACGTCACCCAGGTGGACCTGCCCAGCGGGACCAAGAGCGGGCTGCGCCAGGTGCAGGAGATCCTCGACGGCGTCGAGGACGTCCACTTCTCCCGGCTCACCAGCACCGACGTGGTCCGTCATAAGCTGGTCGGACGCATCGTGGACGCCTACGAGCGGTACGACAACGCCGTCGCCGAGGCCACCACGGATCGCGCCGGCAACCGCTCGGGCAACGGCAGGTCCGTCGCCAACGGCAACCGCGCCAGGACCAACGGAAAGTAA
- a CDS encoding LysR family transcriptional regulator: protein MELRQLEYLVAVADEGGFTRAAARLRVAQPGVSAQIKQLERELGQPLFDRTGRTVRLTEAGEAVLPYARAALDAVAGARLIVQELSGLVRGRVAIGTVTSLGADMNVPGLLAGFHRAHPGVEITLAEDTSDRLLRGLLDGRYDLAFAGLAGDAPEGVGTQTVRDEELVAAVAPGDPLAGRTSVALGALAERPLITLPRGTGLRAAVDAGCAAAGFRPRIGFEAGNPEVLVALAAQGLGVAMLPESLAAASPGVRVVRVARPALRSRLVLAWRTGAPAGPAARAFTHHARTFLSPSAPGGTL, encoded by the coding sequence ATGGAACTGCGGCAGCTCGAATACCTGGTGGCGGTGGCCGACGAGGGCGGCTTCACGCGGGCCGCGGCCCGGCTGCGTGTCGCCCAGCCGGGCGTCAGCGCGCAGATCAAGCAGCTCGAACGGGAGCTGGGGCAGCCGCTGTTCGACCGTACGGGCCGTACGGTACGGCTCACCGAGGCGGGGGAGGCGGTCCTGCCGTACGCGCGGGCCGCCCTCGACGCGGTGGCCGGGGCGCGGCTGATCGTCCAGGAGCTGTCCGGGCTGGTCCGGGGGCGGGTCGCGATCGGCACGGTCACCTCGCTGGGCGCGGACATGAACGTTCCCGGGCTGCTCGCCGGCTTCCACCGGGCGCACCCCGGGGTGGAGATCACGCTCGCCGAGGACACGTCGGACCGGCTGCTGCGGGGGCTGCTCGACGGGCGCTACGACCTGGCGTTCGCGGGGCTGGCGGGCGACGCGCCCGAGGGGGTCGGTACGCAGACGGTCCGCGACGAGGAACTGGTCGCGGCCGTGGCGCCCGGGGATCCGCTGGCCGGGCGTACGTCGGTGGCGCTGGGCGCGCTGGCCGAACGGCCGTTGATCACGCTGCCGCGGGGGACGGGGTTGCGGGCCGCGGTGGACGCGGGGTGTGCGGCGGCGGGGTTCAGGCCCCGGATCGGGTTCGAGGCGGGGAATCCGGAGGTACTGGTTGCGCTCGCCGCGCAGGGGTTGGGGGTGGCGATGCTGCCGGAGTCTCTGGCGGCGGCGTCTCCGGGCGTGCGGGTAGTGCGGGTCGCGCGCCCCGCGCTGAGGTCAAGGCTGGTCCTGGCGTGGCGCACGGGTGCCCCTGCCGGGCCGGCCGCTCGCGCCTTCACCCACCACGCCCGCACCTTCCTCTCCCCCTCCGCCCCCGGCGGTACCTTGTGA
- a CDS encoding histidine triad nucleotide-binding protein → MAGEPQADCLFCKIAGGEIPATVVRETATTLAFRDINPQAPTHVLVIPRVHYPDAASLAAGDPAVTADVLREAGEVAAQEKIDGTGYRIVFNTGPGAGQTVFHAHAHVLGGRDLQRLV, encoded by the coding sequence ATGGCGGGAGAACCGCAGGCCGACTGCCTGTTCTGCAAGATCGCCGGTGGGGAGATCCCCGCGACCGTCGTCCGCGAGACGGCGACCACCCTCGCGTTCCGCGACATAAACCCGCAGGCCCCGACGCATGTCCTGGTCATCCCCCGGGTGCACTACCCGGACGCTGCCTCGCTCGCCGCGGGCGACCCGGCCGTGACCGCCGACGTGCTGCGGGAGGCGGGCGAAGTGGCCGCGCAGGAGAAGATCGACGGCACGGGCTACCGGATCGTCTTCAACACCGGCCCCGGCGCGGGCCAGACCGTCTTCCACGCGCACGCCCATGTCCTGGGCGGCCGCGACCTCCAGCGCCTGGTCTGA
- a CDS encoding carbohydrate kinase family protein — protein MDDQPVLDPLGALRTPGDPATDVYLTGTVFLDIIFTGLDSAPVRGTESWARGMGSSPGGIANMATALARLGLRTTLAAAFGDDMYGDYCWDSLRAGEGIDLTPSRRIPGWHSPVTVSMAYEGERTMVSHGHRAPPPEGAVPACPPPARAAVASLGRRGEHGPGEGEQEWIAEAAATGTRIFADVGWDETGRWDPADLDGLRHCAAFLPNAEEAMRYTRAASPREAARRLAERVPLAVVTLGAEGAYAVDSANGETAEVPALAVEALDPTGAGDVFVAGFVTGTLAGWPLADRLAFASLCAALSVQEFGGSLSAPGWIEIAGWWEQAKAYAGQTADHREAVCRYGFLEALLPTGTRPWPLRRAVPTIGFRPA, from the coding sequence ATGGACGACCAGCCCGTTCTCGACCCGCTCGGCGCTCTGCGCACCCCGGGGGATCCGGCGACCGACGTCTACCTGACCGGCACCGTCTTCCTCGACATCATCTTCACCGGCCTCGACAGCGCCCCCGTGCGCGGCACCGAGTCCTGGGCCCGCGGCATGGGATCGAGCCCCGGCGGCATCGCGAACATGGCCACCGCGCTGGCCCGGCTCGGTCTGCGCACGACGCTCGCCGCGGCCTTCGGCGACGACATGTACGGCGACTACTGCTGGGACAGCCTGCGGGCGGGCGAGGGCATCGACCTCACCCCGTCCCGGCGCATCCCCGGCTGGCACTCGCCGGTGACCGTCTCCATGGCCTACGAGGGCGAGCGGACCATGGTCAGCCACGGCCACCGGGCGCCCCCGCCCGAGGGCGCGGTGCCGGCCTGCCCACCGCCGGCCCGGGCGGCGGTCGCCTCGCTCGGGCGGCGCGGCGAGCACGGGCCGGGGGAGGGCGAGCAGGAGTGGATCGCCGAGGCCGCCGCCACCGGCACCCGGATCTTCGCCGACGTCGGCTGGGACGAGACCGGCCGCTGGGACCCCGCCGACCTCGACGGGCTGCGGCACTGCGCCGCCTTCCTGCCGAACGCCGAGGAGGCCATGCGCTACACCCGCGCCGCCTCCCCCCGCGAGGCCGCCCGCAGGCTCGCCGAACGCGTGCCGCTGGCGGTCGTCACCCTGGGCGCGGAGGGCGCCTACGCGGTGGACTCCGCGAACGGCGAGACCGCCGAGGTGCCCGCCCTCGCGGTGGAGGCGCTGGACCCGACGGGCGCGGGAGATGTCTTCGTCGCCGGGTTCGTCACCGGCACGCTGGCCGGCTGGCCGCTCGCCGACCGGCTGGCCTTCGCCTCGCTGTGCGCGGCCCTGTCCGTCCAGGAGTTCGGCGGGTCGCTCTCGGCGCCCGGCTGGATCGAGATCGCGGGCTGGTGGGAGCAGGCCAAGGCGTACGCGGGGCAGACCGCGGACCACCGGGAGGCGGTCTGCCGCTACGGCTTCCTCGAAGCGCTGCTGCCCACCGGGACGCGGCCGTGGCCGCTGCGGCGGGCGGTCCCGACGATCGGTTTCCGCCCGGCCTGA
- a CDS encoding HAD family acid phosphatase, whose translation MPRARLSARARALAVTAAAVTLGATFYGVGAATANNSVPRSDKEIPNLTDVVSQIKAYYGDTVDSSGEHWASATSNYARQLAGIEAQAKSYLSSHATTRNAGHGGHAAKPAIVLDVDDTSLLTYNYELEVGFNYTPASNQTYLDTKNMGSVFGMATLTNWAAAKGITVFWITGRPESQRADTVRNLTAVGYRAPVDTAHLYLKNTATPPAYLACGASCTTIEYKAGTRAHIESLGYNIVANFGDQYSDLSGGHADKSFKLPNPMYYLP comes from the coding sequence ATGCCCCGTGCCCGCTTGTCCGCCCGCGCCCGAGCGCTCGCCGTGACCGCCGCCGCGGTCACCCTGGGCGCCACGTTCTACGGCGTCGGCGCCGCCACCGCGAACAACTCCGTACCGCGCAGCGACAAGGAGATCCCCAACCTCACCGACGTGGTCTCCCAGATCAAGGCGTACTACGGCGACACGGTGGACTCCTCGGGCGAGCACTGGGCCTCCGCCACGAGCAACTACGCCAGGCAACTGGCCGGTATCGAGGCCCAGGCGAAGTCCTATCTCTCCTCCCACGCCACCACGCGGAACGCCGGGCACGGCGGGCACGCCGCCAAGCCCGCGATCGTCCTCGACGTGGACGACACCAGCCTGCTGACGTACAACTACGAGCTGGAGGTGGGCTTCAACTACACCCCGGCGAGCAACCAGACGTACCTCGACACCAAGAACATGGGCTCCGTCTTCGGCATGGCCACCCTCACCAACTGGGCGGCCGCCAAGGGGATCACGGTCTTCTGGATCACCGGCCGCCCGGAGTCGCAGCGCGCCGACACCGTACGCAACCTGACCGCCGTCGGCTACAGGGCGCCCGTCGACACCGCCCACCTCTACCTGAAGAACACGGCCACCCCGCCCGCGTATCTGGCGTGCGGCGCGAGCTGTACGACGATCGAGTACAAGGCCGGGACCCGGGCGCACATCGAGTCGCTGGGGTACAACATCGTGGCCAACTTCGGTGACCAGTACAGCGATCTGTCCGGCGGGCACGCGGACAAGTCCTTCAAGCTGCCCAACCCGATGTACTACCTGCCCTAG
- a CDS encoding hemolysin family protein — protein sequence MIVYAVLLVVVAWLAACAEAGIARISRFRAEDALRSGRRGAANLLAVAADPTRYLNVALLVRVACETSAAVLITVVCDRHFTATWQVLCVAIGVMVLVSYVAVGVSPRTIGRQHPMNTATVASYVLLPLARVMGPVPGLLILIGNALTPGKGFKRGPFASEAELRAMVDLAESQSLIEDEERRMVHSVFELGDTIVREVMVPRTELVMIERFKTARQAMTLALRSGFSRIPVTGESEDDVVGFVYLKDLARRVHINRESESDPVSSLIRPAAFVPDTKNAGDLLREMQRDRNHVAVVVDEYGGTAGIVTIEDILEEIVGEITDEYDRETPPVEELGEDRYRVTARLDIGDLGDLYGVLLDDDDVETVGGLLAKALGRVPIPGATAVVPLPEDASPAGRHPAALRLTAETQAGRRNRIGTVLVEPTPPASSPA from the coding sequence ATGATCGTCTACGCCGTACTGCTCGTCGTCGTCGCCTGGCTGGCCGCCTGCGCGGAAGCGGGTATCGCCCGGATCTCCCGCTTCCGCGCCGAGGACGCGCTGCGTTCGGGCCGCAGGGGCGCCGCGAACCTGCTCGCGGTCGCCGCCGACCCGACGCGCTACCTCAATGTGGCGCTGCTGGTCCGGGTCGCCTGCGAGACGTCCGCGGCGGTGCTCATCACCGTCGTCTGCGACCGGCACTTCACCGCGACCTGGCAGGTGCTGTGCGTCGCGATCGGGGTGATGGTCCTGGTGTCGTACGTGGCCGTGGGCGTCTCGCCGCGCACGATCGGGCGTCAGCACCCGATGAACACCGCGACCGTCGCGTCCTACGTACTGCTGCCGCTGGCCCGGGTGATGGGGCCCGTGCCCGGGCTGCTGATCCTGATCGGCAACGCGCTCACGCCCGGGAAGGGCTTCAAGCGCGGGCCGTTCGCGAGTGAGGCCGAGCTGCGGGCCATGGTGGACCTCGCGGAGTCGCAGTCGCTGATCGAGGACGAGGAGCGCCGGATGGTGCACTCGGTCTTCGAGCTGGGTGACACGATCGTGCGTGAGGTGATGGTGCCGCGCACGGAACTGGTCATGATCGAGCGGTTCAAGACGGCCCGTCAGGCGATGACGCTGGCGCTGCGCAGCGGCTTCTCGCGCATCCCGGTCACCGGGGAGAGCGAGGACGACGTGGTCGGCTTCGTCTACCTCAAGGATCTCGCGCGGCGGGTGCACATCAACCGGGAGTCCGAGAGCGATCCGGTCTCGTCGCTGATCCGGCCGGCGGCGTTCGTGCCCGACACGAAGAACGCGGGGGATCTGCTGCGGGAGATGCAGCGGGACCGCAACCATGTCGCGGTCGTGGTGGACGAGTACGGGGGTACGGCGGGGATTGTCACGATCGAGGACATCCTGGAGGAGATCGTCGGCGAGATCACCGACGAGTACGACCGGGAGACGCCGCCGGTGGAGGAGCTGGGCGAGGACCGTTACCGGGTCACCGCGCGACTCGACATCGGTGACCTGGGGGATCTGTACGGGGTGCTGCTCGACGACGACGATGTGGAGACGGTCGGGGGGCTGCTCGCGAAGGCGCTCGGGCGGGTGCCGATTCCCGGGGCGACGGCGGTGGTCCCGCTCCCCGAGGACGCGTCCCCGGCCGGCCGGCACCCGGCCGCCCTCCGCCTCACCGCGGAAACCCAGGCCGGCCGCCGCAACCGCATCGGCACGGTCCTGGTAGAACCCACCCCCCCCGCTTCCAGCCCGGCCTAA